Sequence from the Mugil cephalus isolate CIBA_MC_2020 chromosome 20, CIBA_Mcephalus_1.1, whole genome shotgun sequence genome:
CAGACCTGacattaacatgcgtctccaaATTTGTCTctagatctgatctcagttttgtACTgcgtatgcaaataaaccccaaCATCATCTTgggcgcagtagaatatttGAACAGCTGCCGTCTCTAATGGATCACTATCGCTGCTCCAGAACCGAGCACTgcgctgttttatgtgtgtaggtcatgactttggcacacacacactaagttattatttattgatctccatcCTGACGTTAGTTAGACCTACAAAAAATTAAGATTATAACTCTGTGAACTGCATTGCGTTCATgctaccaaaggaatgtggacacatgtgacccagaccacctccaaatatGGTCAGAGGTCGGATCTCTCAAATGAGATCTCAATACATCCAGGGAGTATTCATACCTGTCATTTAGGTGATATtgcccagatcggatcttaatgcagAGACACATCTTAGTGATGTCTTTGACAATTTTGAAAATAAGGGTATGAAATAGCAGCAACTGAAAAATTAAAGTTGCAACAACTGCTTCCAATGAAAGAGACCATTACTTTGGTGAGGTTATGTCTCACATATTATTATGACATGCATATAGGTTTGTGGACagttaaaatgtcacagtggTGTGATTTGTGTAGACAACAACTGAACTTTATCAATGTCCATGGCAAAGTAAGTTCGACTGGTGAAGAAAAAGCCTTTTAGCCCTTTTTGGTGTGTTCAAAATGCAATAACTGAGGAGCAATTGTAGTTCTAGAACTTTATTTTTGGAGTCTTATTTAGTTCGTAGACCAGGATAGGTGCATTCCCAACACAAGAGAAACCTTTAATGACATGAGCACACACTGACAGATCGACAGCAACCGCAGCCTAACATACGACAAAACATAAGCCTTTGTGAAATTCTAGCGTACAGTTCTTAtagtttttcttaaaaacaaaatgtagacAAATGGATCGACAATGAAGTTCAAGCTTTATCGAACCTTAGGGCAACACTGCTGGACATTGTTGCATGTTGCTATAGCAACTGCCAGCTGGCTATTACATCACATCAGTATTCCTATAGGCAgctgaaatacaacaagaaaaATGCCATGGAAGGTATGTGGTTCAGGGGACCTCAGCGGGCACTGACCACAATCGGTTGGTCTGAAAGCACACAGTGATCACACCCATCTTTGAACTCACCCTTCATTTTGATTTCAGCTACACACCTGCTAAGTTTCGTGACTACATTTTGTCTACATTAGTGGTGTATGTCAACACCATTGTGatgacataaaaagaaaaacacaagctgaaTACAATTTATGCCACACTACTACGGCAGGTAAATTGTCATTTTGCCTGTTACATCCTAACATGGGACagtaattcaattcaattttatttacaataataacaagagcaagcatgaaggcaacagtggcaaggaaCAACTCCGtattaacaggaagaaaccttgagcagaactcagCTCATATGGATCTGCCTAAGGCTGGCCAGGCTGAGACAGAAAAGAGCGAGCAGCAGGAGTAAGAGAAACACACCACCTGACCGAAGAGAATCTAAAAACCAATATGGTTTTAGGGAGCCTGACACTGTGCCAATGTGTTTATCACAAGTGACAAATGaggcacacacattcacacattgtaTAATACATTTCATCTATTCGTCCATTTGTTCTCAGACCACACTCGCCTTTCCATTCAGGGGTCATTCACAAGTAGGCCAAGGATGGTGTTACCATAGCAACTGAGCAGAGAGAACAGCACAAATTTAAGggaaaggggaagaagaagaaataacaagaaagaaaaaacatatcCATGAATATGGTGGATATACTCCCTACCAAGCAATTTGacctgaattttatttataaacctATGGTGCAGTTGATCAGTTTCCTCTTGGACAATAAAGGTGAGCGTTGTCATATAGATCAGCTTCTTATATTTAGTGACTGCATGGCCTTTGACCACACTCCTCTATTTTATGTACACACCCACCAATGTATAGATAGTGAGAACACCTTTTACTCTTATCCAGTGATAAGTTAATCAGAACTCACCCATGACTATTCCAATAGATATAGGTCTGGGTAACAGACTAATAAAATATTGCTTTAGGAATATgggaaataaaagacacaggTAACAAGCAAGTGGCAGAGGGTAAATAATAAGACTAACTTACTTCAGTCTGCAACATTATTTGGGAAACCAAAGACTCTCCATATAAGCATGCAGCTACTGGTAAGCTAGTGTCTATCATACATACACCTGTATGTTGTTAAACAAATATGTTTCCAAATACTATGGCGAAGGTAATGGAATAAACCAATACATCAAGTTTTACGTCTATGAAGTCGGGGATGGAAAACAGCAGGGACAGAATGCTAAATAACGGGCCTCAACATGAATACTTGGATAAAGACACTAGACGGATGGACACCACTGCTTTTTGtctacaacacacactcatatcaGTACCATAAGGACTACAAGTACATAGACATCTGTCGGGGAGTAGGACGTTTACCAGACGCGGTGAACAAAACGATAAACTGCAAAATAATGCTGCTGGGTAGCGACCATCGTCGAGGAGCCAAAATCCTAACGTTAGGCCACAGGGCATAGATTATTGCCTTGGTTTCGCAATGGACGTCAGTGCCGTataacaaaacagaaagcaaacaaaaatgaaggcATTTTGTTGCCAAATCACGGTAGAAATCTGAGGGAAATGAACGCCAGACTTCTGTTATCTGCACAAGTGAGTGCATTCTTAGCAAATCGCCTCAATCTGAGTGTGCGCCATCATCACCGTGACGGCGTCACCGTCTCACACAACAGAAGACAGTCGACGAGCGCACTAGCAGTAGATGCTCAACGCGGTGGTCCCACAAATCATTTATTGGACTATATGTAGCATAGTTGTGGCCCACAGTGGATGAAAGAGACAAGGGGCGTCAGACAGATACACAATGTAGGTGCGGTTATTGTGTCTTTTGATAGACAACTGCCAACTAGCtttagctagcatgctagccGCTCAGAACAGGCCGCCGTGCAGGAGAACGGTGTCAGTGTGCGCCGGGCATCAGTGCTACCTCTTAAGCCTTTACGCCGATGTTACCGTGTCTCTTGCCGTCTACTCATTCAGCTTACTGTGGCAACATGAGTGGCAGAATAATGTCTGAAACAACGGCGTTTACCTGGGTTTATCAGGTTGCCAGGGCGCGCGGGATCTTTCTCTCCGAGGATCCTGAACACCTCTCGTTGTCGATTACGTCACGCGTAAGTCTTCAGTTGAGGACGTAAAAAGTGTGTCACGGTCGGCGGTCGGGAAATTGCATGACATTCTACTGgactgtgttaaaaaaaaaaaaaaatcacaaaaaattGATTAcctattattttaaaatcagataTAACTACATAAactacacacagaaacagaacatgacttttattttttgctattttaCCAATACAAAAATAGAACTGCTGGATTTGTTCACAAAAGTGCCAATGCTCAACTTTAGACTTCGTTTGCTTTTAAATATTGAGTTGCAATATACAACCTAAAGTGACTCAAATAACTACCCTAACACACAATGCTTATCTATCGGatgtatttaatattatatgtgaaataataataagagacCGGCTAGAAAATCAGGATTGAGAGTCGTTGTAGagattgttgttttgttttgtggtaGTATTAATGTTTGATCAACTAACATTCACTGTGGTAGATTGTGCTCATAATTACAGCAAATATTGGCTAAAATGCAGACATTACATCTGGACAAAAGCAATGATTTGGAGCCCCTCAGTGGACAACCGCGgttcaaaatgtatttactaAACCAACGTTTGATTCAAAGTGACATTCAAATTTTGAaacaattgtttattttatcaagaTGCGTTGTGTATATGAACAAAACTGCCATATAGTTGTCGATTTTCTACCGTCTAAAAAAAGTAGTTATTTACAGCACGATTGACGCATGCGCCCCGACGGTAGAAACCCGGAAGTAGTCTGAAGGTCTTGCTATGGTTGAACTTTAGGTAACGTTTTACTACTGCATGTGCGTAATCGATGTAAAATGGGTGTTAAAATAGAGGTATTTAGGGTAAGTACAGcatattttaaatacttttcaCACACATTCGATATATATTTATCGTTGTCATGGTTTAAAATTGCTGTAATCTTTTCGTTTTCGATCTAGCTAGTCAGTATCATTAGGCTAACACGATAGTTTAGTTTAGTGAAGTGACTGGttggtgtatttatttttgttttgagcaGATGGTGTTATATCTGTCCTTCCCTGTGACCATGTTTTGGATATCAAACCAAGCGGAGTACTTTGAAGAATACATAGTTAAGAGGAAGGTCAGCAAAACTTAACTCGTTTTCAATCGTACACATTACTCTACTCAGTGTGGCATAGTTTGCtaacaaatgctttttttctcgGTTCCATGATGTCCATGTATACGATATTCAGAGGGAAATCTTCCCTCCTGACGAGGGATTGCAGGTAAGTGTAATACACAGAAATCACACTGTCCATTACTGTATCATTCTGAAATAAACGGAAGAATAGCACAATTAAACCGCATGCAAGTTAACAGAGTTTTTCTGTGTAATACTGTTCTCCCCTCTATTAACAAATGCGTGTTTTAATGGAATGGAATGTGTTCAGTACTATTGCCGTACAGGACCATTTTGTGATGATAATATTGGTATCTACTGGGTTTACTTTCAGAGGAAAGAGCTGGAGGACTTCAAAGAGCGAATGCGGGCTCGAAAGGAGCAGCGGATGTTAAAAAATTTGTCTGCCCAATCTGAGAATTGAGGATTATGTTTTGAAGAAACGCATGCATCCTCTCCATCACTAATGTAGGATTATCTGGCaagattattgttttcatttgttggcAGAAGAAAACTTGTTGGACTTGAGTAAGAGCACATCACTTCAGAACTCTGCCTAATCTTATTCCCAATATTTCTTTCTACTCTTGtttcatttccacatttttttcaaatttttttcaCCACACTTTTATTTGCTGAGTTTCTGGGGTTACACTGTCATGAAATATAGATTTGTGTATTCAGTTGGTGTAATgtaattttgatttattttgtataagATTTATTCGCCTTGAATTTGTTCATGCACATTATATCACGGGGTGAAGCACACTCACCCCagtgaaaaataatttattagaaatattgcatttagcctgtgttaaaataaagtaaCTTTAGCTTTTGGGGTGTCCCATTGAAAAGTACATTTTATATCGGCTGATTTACTTGCTCCAGTAGGCTTCTTTGCAATGTTGGTTGTAACCTATATCAATATCTGCAATAAAGTTGGTTTTATATGAAGTCATTCTTCTCATGAGACCCACAgcctcatttcatttaaatgtaatccTAAAAACTTCAATCAAACACCAGTTCCCAGTTGCTTCTTTCTCAAGAATAGAATTAATTACTACATCATGTACGTACCCCCCATATTACTTCAGAAGGAGGTATGGTTCCcttgaaagagaaaacaataagtaataacATCAGAACAAAGATATGGACTCAAAGTTCTGAGATAAATCgatgaatgaatatttaaaagacacaaaatgtagCTTTTCAAGGGAGAATTATGCACTGATTATGTTGTGTCTGTCATTAACTAAAATTACATGACATAATTAAATGACACATTCAGCAATTCCATGGCTTATTTTTCACCTCTGAAGTCTTTTTGGAATACAACtgaccattttaaaataaagaaatacctCTCAGACAGACCTATTGTCATGGGTATAATCGTGGGATCTGGAAAAGTGTGAAAGGTTGATCTTGGGAAAAAAGAGTACATAGGTACTGTGGCACCAAAAGCCTTGAACTCCCTGTATTcaggcgacagtggcaaggaaaaaaatctgtttaaaatttTTAACTGATTGCACCTCATAATATGTTTACTTGTCTGATCAAACAAAATGAGGTCTTCATGGCAATTTCaataaatgaacacacatgTTGTTAGCCTAATAGTATAATTGTCGTTTTTTGACTTACTGCTATATCAATAAAATGTCAATGTGCTTGCTGGAAATTGTGTATTCAGTTAAAATATGATTCAGGGAATTATGCTATAAGgcctgaaagaaataaaaggcagGTTTATACAAAAGGGGCAATCATTCAAAGCAATGTGATGTGAGATTACTGAGGGCAGTAGATTTACCTTGGTCCCGTTCAGACCTCGcattaacatccgtcctggGAAATCCTATCGCAACCAGCACGCATCCTGAATGAAGT
This genomic interval carries:
- the LOC124997416 gene encoding protein PET100 homolog, mitochondrial isoform X1, with product MKETRGVRQIHNMVLYLSFPVTMFWISNQAEYFEEYIVKRKREIFPPDEGLQRKELEDFKERMRARKEQRMLKNLSAQSEN
- the LOC124997416 gene encoding protein PET100 homolog, mitochondrial isoform X2, encoding MGVKIEVFRMVLYLSFPVTMFWISNQAEYFEEYIVKRKREIFPPDEGLQRKELEDFKERMRARKEQRMLKNLSAQSEN